The Chionomys nivalis chromosome 10, mChiNiv1.1, whole genome shotgun sequence genome segment aggaactggagttacagatggttgtgagctgccatatgggtgctggtaattgaacctgggtcctctggaagagcagttagtgctctaaACCaatgagccatcactccagccctcaaaataaataactttttttaaagggaggatGGAATGCACCTTCCTGGGATAGGGTGGGTGAGGTCTGGGGGATAGGGTCTGTCTGGCCAGGACTGTAAGGGTTTCATGGAGGGGCAAATAGATGCATCCCTGAGCTCTCCTTTAGAATGCCAGCTGATGAAGACAGAGCGGCCAAAGCCCAACACCTTCATCATCCGCTGCCTGCAGTGGACCACAGTCATTGAGCGCACCTTCCATGTGGAGACGCCCGAGGAGCGGTGAgtgggaaggggtgggaaggGCCCCCTGCTTGAGAGCCAAAGGCCTCTGCTGCACCCATTCTGGAGAACTAGGCTGCTGCCACTTGCAGGGTGTAGGTGGCGAAATGATGGGAGAAGCCATTGTCCCTAGTACCTTAAGGCTTTCTGATACTCCTTAGTGTATGCAGACCCAGGTTCTGTGTGGTTGCCTGCAGCTTCAGGACTAGGTAGCCAGGCAATTGGTGGGTGAAAGTCATAGCAGAGCccttgcctggtgcctgaggcCTCACTTGACCGCTGCAGGGAAGAGTGGACCACCGCCATCCAGACTGTGGCTGATGGActcaagaggcaggaggaagagacgATGGACTTCCCATCAGGTTCTCCCAGTGACAACTCAGGGGCTGAGGACATGGAGGTGTCCCTGGCCAAGCCCAAGCACCGTGTGGTGAGTCCGGGCTCTGTTTCTACTGGGGCTACCAGAGTTGTGGAGGGATCTTGGCAAGCCCTGTATCCCTGACTGACTGACTCCCTGTTTGGGTCTGGGTGCCCTGGCTGCCCTTACATGGGTTGAAGATATACCTCAATTGGCAGGATGCTTGTCTGGCATGCATGAAGCCacagtgctaaaaaaaaaaaaaaaaaaatgaaaatgaagatgtCCACCATCTCCCAAGCCCCAGTGCTCTGACTAAATTTCACTGCAGGCTAGTAGATGTGAGAATGGGCCTGTCTTGTCTCAAGCTCTCTTGAGTTTGCTGTGGGTAATTTGGAGTCTTGTTTGCTCTAGACACTGTCAAGCTGAAGGTAGTGACATAGATATTTCTCCCCGTACGCTAGCTGTGGTGAACAAGCCTAACTGTCTACTATCCACAGACCATGAACGAGTTTGAGTACCTAAAGCTACTGGGCAAGGGTACCTTTGGGAAGGTGATCCTGGTGAAGGAGAAGGCCACAGGCCGCTACTACGCCATGAAGATCCTCAAGAAGGAGGTCATCGTTGCCAAGGTGTGCAGTGGGTGGTGCTGGAGGGCGGGTGAGAGGAATGCAGGGTGGATGAGTGCTCACTTGGTTTTGCCCTCTAGGATGAGGTTGCCCACACACTGACTGAGAACCGTGTCCTGCAGAACTCTAGGCATCCTTTCCTTACAGTAAGTAGTGGCTATCAGTCTGAGTTCATCTTAGGTAGGGCCGAGTGGGATAGAGTGGGTCAGTCACGTGGTGCTGCCTTCAAGGGCTTTAGGCGGactgagggaaggatgggtgTGAGGTGCTGGCGTGGGACGGGAAGCGTGCTCACAACAGTCATGTGCAGGGAAGGAGGCATGACTTTGGTCTTCTGACTTCCATCCCCTTACTCTGCTCGGACCCATCTTTAAGCTGATTCCTCTAGAGGCCAGGTTTCCTCAGGGTTTGGTGAGTGAAGGTCAGGCATAGCAGCTCGATTGACTCCAGGGTCAGCATTTTGGGCTTGATGCCTTTAAACAGGGCCATCTGTAATCCATGAGGGGACAGCTACTGGGGTGGCTTAGCACACCGGGGCTAGAAACGCTGTTGTGCCAGACTCCTCCGCCTGGAGGCTTTGGGTAACCCCAGAACTTGGTACAGTCAACTTTTAAGCCAACTGCATTTGATCTCAGACCCCATGTCTCTCATCTCAAAATTTGCCATTTGACGTGGAGGCTTCCCTCTTGTGGCCCttgctcttgggaggctgaggcagaaggatttgcTGATGGCAGGACAGGACGGCGTGGAATAACACTTGAGACAAGTGTTACCTTGTCTCAGGACACTGAAGTGTGCCCTGATGTATCTTGGGGGTGGCTGGGTGGCAGTGTAATACCAGGATGTTAATACTTCGTCCGTGCTAAAGCTTGCTGTGCTTTATTGCAGGCCCTGAAGTACTCATTCCAGACCCATGACCGTCTCTGCTTTGTCATGGAATATGCCAATGGGGGCGAGGTAGGGCCATAGGCAACTTCAGCGCAGGGCACTTGGTGGGTAAACTTGTCCCTCTGAGAGCCTTGGAACCTCTCTGCAGCACCCCTGGCCGCGTGAGCAAGCCCATGGTCGCTTGCTTTGGGAAGTCCTGTTTCTGCTGAGTTAGAATCTCCAGATCCCTGGTTCTCTTTGGGGGTAATCTCTAACCTTCCCTCTGCCTTGTGGGTCACGTGTGGGGCCCCTCATGCAGTCACTCCTCAGCACTTTTCACCCCACAGCTCTTCTTCCACCTGTCTCGTGAGCGTGTGTTTTCTGAGGACCGAGCCCGCTTCTATGGTGCGGAGATTGTGTCGGCCTTGGACTATCTGCACTCCGAGAAGAACGTGGTATACCGGGACCTTAAGGTGTGTCCACAGACTGGGGGAAGTGGGGACCGGGGGCCTGGCCACGCTAACTGAGGCTTCTTACACAGCTGGAGAACCTCATGCTGGACAAGGACGGGCACATCAAGATAACAGACTTTGGGCTGTGCAAGGAGGGTATCAAGGATGGTGCCACTATGAAGACCTTCTGCGGAACCCCTGAGTACCTGGCCCCTGAGGTGCTCTGCCACTTCTTGtgtgttcccccacccccacatatcCCAGACACATGGTGACAGAGTCCCCCATCCAGGTGCTGGAGGACAACGACTATGGCCGTGCAGTGGATTGGTGGGGGCTGGGCGTGGTCATGTATGAGATGATGTGTGGCCGCCTGCCGTTCTACAACCAGGACCACGAAAAGCTGTTCGAGCTTATCCTCATGGAGGAGATCCGCTTCCCACGTACACTTGGCCCTGAGGCCAAGTCCCTGCTCTCTGGGCTGCTCAAGAAGGACCCCACACAGAGGTAAGGGCCCTCCATGCTTCAGGCTCAGCCTCTGGACAGTACTGCTTCCCACTGGACTCACCATACTGCCCTGCACAGGCTCAGTCACATGCAGCCATGGCAGACCCAAGGGGTGGTCAGGCAGCTAGGGGATACCCACAGCTGCTCAGAAAGCTCCACCCTGCGACCATCCCCACGAGCCTGTCACCTTGCATGCAGTGTCTGACCTTGGACCCGTCTCCCACCCACAGGCTTGGCGGGGGCTCTGAGGATGCCAAGGAGATCATGCAGCATCGCTTCTTTGCCAACATCGTGTGGCAGGATGTATATGAGAAGAAGGTGTGCATCTGGCCACTGTGCCCCTCTCTggatcacatgtgtgcacacgcacatacaaacaCTCTTCATTTTCACTGGTTCAGATGCCCATGACAGGCTCACAGCTCTGTGGTAATCACATGCCCCCCAGAACCACAGGGATGTGCACAGGATGCTCACACAGGATAGGGGCACTCTGCTGCCCTGCAGGCCTCACTCAGTTGCTAGGCCTGTCCAGGCCTTGATTGGACTCCTGCATTGCCTGCTCCTACACCCTCACTCTTGCTTTTCCCTGGAGGTCTCCTGTGCCATGAGTTGAAAGCTAGCCGAGGGTGGCGGCTAATATTTAggtatctccagctccagagagagcACCACCCCATTCTCCTAGACAGTACCTGTTCTTTTTGGTATAGTGGAGGTCACTGGCAGAGAGCAGAACCCCTTGTACTCATCCGTAGGTGGGGTGCCCTTTGGCTCCTAAGCAGCCTTGGCACTGAGTAGCTGATGAGGCTTGGTAGGTGGGCTCAACACTGTATGTGTTGGGTGCCCTGTCACCAAGCCTGCCTTTAGTGTAACCAGCCCTCCTACCTTGAATGTTCTTTCTAGGCTACATGGGACCAGCAGCTGGAGCCCTGCCCTCTGACCATATGGGGGTGTGGCACACCTCTCCTGCCTATACCAACTAGAGATTCCTTGAGCTGACATGTAGCACTGCCCTTACACCAGACTTTGGGGAGATGGTATTTGAGGATCCTTGCCTGTGGGACTCTAGGGGACACTGGCAACTTATATACGCATCATTTTCTGGATTGCCTCTTGTCCCTGGGCTGTCAGTGGGGCAAGTGAGCTCACTTGAATCTGGTCATCTTTGTCTCCTTCCCTATGTATGAGAAAACTTCCAAGAAAaatgacaaacagaaaaaagacagGACTATTCCTGCCACCGGGAGATGGGCACGGTTGCTGTCTTCTGCCTTGTGGGCCTGCTCTTCCCAGTTTCATCTATAGCTGCACCCTTTGCTAGTGGCTCACCCCTAGGGAGTCAGCACTACCTGGAGATGGAGAGGGCTGGAACATTGTGATTGGAATTTGGAACAGCTGACACCCATCATCTTGTGTCCCTCCACAGCTGAGCCCACCTTTCAAGCCCCAGGTCACCTCTGAGACTGACACCAGGTATTTTGATGAGGAGTTCACAGCCCAGATGATCACTATCACACCGCCTGATCAAGGTGAGGGCCACCCCGCTCTAAGGTGCCTCAGTGCCAAGCTTTTATTGACTCTgttttggaactagagttatgagatgccatgtgggtgctgggaattgagcctgggttctctcagagcagcccatgctctaACCGCTCAGCCTTCTCTCCGGCTCCAAATGCACACTTTTAAAAAGCCCCTTCGGAGGGTGGTGTAACTAAGCTGGGAGTGAGCACTCTGAGGGCCTCCTCATATCCTCTGTTCTGTGGCGGGTGGGTGCGCTGTTCCAAGTCTGGGTCTGAGCCACCTCTTCTGTCCCATAGATGACAGCATGGAGTGTGTAGACAGCGAGCGGAGGCCACACTTTCCCCAGTTCTCCTACTCAGCCAGTGGCACAGCCTGAGGCCTGGGGCGATGGCTGGCAGCTATCACTCCTTTGCATTGCCGAGTCCAGAAGCCCCGCACGGATCATCTGTAACTGATGGTTT includes the following:
- the Akt1 gene encoding RAC-alpha serine/threonine-protein kinase; translated protein: MNDVAIVKEGWLHKRGEYIKTWRPRYFLLKNDGTFIGYKERPQDVEQRESPLNNFSVAQCQLMKTERPKPNTFIIRCLQWTTVIERTFHVETPEEREEWTTAIQTVADGLKRQEEETMDFPSGSPSDNSGAEDMEVSLAKPKHRVTMNEFEYLKLLGKGTFGKVILVKEKATGRYYAMKILKKEVIVAKDEVAHTLTENRVLQNSRHPFLTALKYSFQTHDRLCFVMEYANGGELFFHLSRERVFSEDRARFYGAEIVSALDYLHSEKNVVYRDLKLENLMLDKDGHIKITDFGLCKEGIKDGATMKTFCGTPEYLAPEVLEDNDYGRAVDWWGLGVVMYEMMCGRLPFYNQDHEKLFELILMEEIRFPRTLGPEAKSLLSGLLKKDPTQRLGGGSEDAKEIMQHRFFANIVWQDVYEKKLSPPFKPQVTSETDTRYFDEEFTAQMITITPPDQDDSMECVDSERRPHFPQFSYSASGTA